The Thermobispora bispora DSM 43833 genome window below encodes:
- a CDS encoding ABC transporter permease, translating to MVAYIIRRLIAAVLMLIIVSIVTFSIFFVVPRLAGVTPLDIANRYVGSKGASAETAQAIAERLGLTDPLIVQYGRWIKGVFLGTEYDIGAGVEHCPAPCLGYSFITKQPVWPELLDRLPVTISLAIGASVIWLVTGVAIGVLSALRRGSLFDRAAMAVALAGVSLPIFFTGMMALVIFSYHFGITAPGGSYTPFLENPLRWAYDLILPWVTLAFLYAAGYARLTRAGMLETMSEDYIRTARAKGLPESKVIVKHGLRGALTPIVTIFGLDLGLLLGGAILTESTFSLPGIGKYAVQAIAANDLPKIMGVTMVATVFIVVANLIVDLLYAVVDPRVRLT from the coding sequence ATGGTCGCGTACATCATCCGGCGTCTGATCGCCGCGGTGCTCATGTTGATCATCGTGAGCATCGTCACCTTCTCGATCTTCTTCGTGGTTCCGCGGCTCGCCGGGGTCACGCCGCTCGACATCGCCAACCGGTACGTCGGCAGCAAGGGCGCCTCCGCGGAGACGGCGCAGGCCATCGCGGAGCGGCTGGGGCTCACCGACCCGCTCATCGTCCAGTACGGCCGGTGGATCAAGGGCGTCTTCCTCGGCACCGAGTACGACATCGGGGCCGGCGTGGAGCACTGCCCGGCGCCGTGCCTGGGCTACTCCTTCATCACCAAGCAGCCCGTCTGGCCGGAGCTGCTCGACCGGCTGCCGGTCACCATCTCGCTCGCGATCGGCGCGTCGGTCATCTGGCTGGTCACCGGCGTGGCCATCGGCGTGCTCTCCGCGCTCCGCCGCGGCTCCCTCTTCGACCGCGCCGCCATGGCCGTCGCCCTCGCCGGCGTGTCCCTGCCGATCTTCTTCACCGGGATGATGGCCCTGGTGATCTTCAGCTACCACTTCGGTATCACCGCCCCGGGCGGCAGCTACACGCCCTTCCTGGAGAACCCGCTGCGGTGGGCGTACGACCTGATCCTCCCGTGGGTCACCCTGGCCTTCCTGTACGCGGCCGGATACGCCCGGCTGACCCGCGCCGGAATGCTCGAGACCATGAGCGAGGACTACATCAGGACGGCGCGGGCCAAGGGCCTGCCCGAGTCCAAGGTGATCGTCAAGCACGGCCTCCGCGGCGCGCTCACCCCGATCGTGACGATCTTCGGCCTCGACCTCGGCCTGCTGCTCGGCGGCGCCATCCTGACCGAGAGCACGTTCTCGCTCCCGGGGATCGGGAAGTACGCGGTCCAGGCGATCGCCGCCAACGACCTTCCCAAGATCATGGGCGTGACCATGGTGGCGACGGTCTTCATCGTCGTCGCCAACCTGATCGTCGACCTGCTCTACGCCGTGGTCGACCCGAGGGTGAGGCTGACATGA
- a CDS encoding PAC2 family protein: MIEIEGLPELVDPVMIAAFEGWNDAAEAATGVITHLEAEWKATPLVELDPEDYYDFQVTRPFVEIGEGRQRNIVWPTTRLLLARPPEAGRDVVLLRGIEPNMRWRSFCAEIIGLCQDLGVEQAILLGALLNDSPHTRPVSVMATASDPGIARSYNLELTTYEGPTGIVGVLHGALSAAGLQTVSLWASVPHYVAQPPNPKATLALLRRIEDLLDIPMPYGDLSEEARAWEHGVDELAAQDSEVAEYVRELEERKDAAGLPEASGEAIAAEFERYLRRRERGTDR; the protein is encoded by the coding sequence GTGATCGAGATCGAAGGGCTCCCCGAGCTCGTCGACCCGGTGATGATCGCCGCGTTCGAGGGGTGGAACGACGCCGCCGAAGCGGCCACGGGCGTCATCACCCACCTGGAGGCCGAGTGGAAGGCGACCCCTCTGGTCGAGCTCGACCCGGAGGACTACTACGACTTCCAGGTGACCCGGCCGTTCGTCGAGATCGGGGAGGGCAGGCAGCGGAACATCGTCTGGCCGACGACCCGCCTCCTGCTCGCCCGGCCGCCGGAGGCCGGGCGGGACGTGGTCCTGCTCCGCGGGATCGAGCCGAACATGCGCTGGCGCTCCTTCTGCGCGGAGATCATCGGGCTCTGCCAGGACCTGGGGGTGGAGCAGGCGATCCTGCTCGGCGCCCTGCTCAACGACTCGCCGCACACCCGCCCGGTCTCGGTCATGGCCACGGCGAGCGACCCGGGGATCGCCCGCTCCTACAACCTCGAGCTGACCACGTACGAGGGCCCGACCGGGATCGTCGGGGTGCTGCACGGCGCCCTCAGCGCGGCCGGGCTGCAGACGGTCTCCCTGTGGGCGTCGGTGCCGCACTACGTCGCGCAGCCGCCGAACCCCAAGGCCACGCTGGCGCTGCTGCGCCGCATCGAGGACCTGCTCGACATCCCCATGCCGTACGGGGACCTGTCCGAGGAGGCCCGGGCCTGGGAGCACGGGGTCGACGAGCTCGCCGCCCAGGACAGCGAGGTGGCCGAGTACGTGCGGGAGCTGGAGGAGCGCAAGGACGCCGCCGGCCTGCCCGAGGCGAGCGGTGAGGCGATCGCCGCGGAGTTCGAGCGCTACCTGCGCCGCCGCGAGCGCGGCACCGATCGCTGA
- a CDS encoding ABC transporter permease, whose amino-acid sequence MTAPLDVSAGEPRAEPGVAGGGGTPIRGRSLGQIAWMRLRRDKVAMGGGLVVIFLVLVAIFAPVIVDWFGHPPNEFHQEMIDPATMQPKGGTGISKEFLFGVEPVNGRDLFSRVVYGARISLLIAFFATLVSVVIGTTLGVIAGYFRGWVDTLISRAMDVFLAFPLLVLAMALVGVLGQFETELGVKGDTLRILLLIFVIGFFNWAYIGRIIRGQTLSLREREFVDAARCLGASGPYILFREILPNLIAPILVYATLLIPQNVLFEAALSFLGVGVQPPTPTWGGMLASAVRYYTVPHFMFFPGMAIFITVLAFNLFGDGLRDALDPKSSR is encoded by the coding sequence ATGACCGCACCGCTCGACGTCTCCGCAGGGGAGCCGCGCGCCGAACCCGGAGTCGCAGGCGGTGGCGGTACGCCCATCCGCGGCCGATCCCTCGGCCAGATCGCGTGGATGCGGCTCAGGCGCGACAAGGTCGCCATGGGCGGCGGTCTCGTCGTGATCTTCCTGGTGCTGGTGGCGATCTTCGCGCCGGTGATCGTGGACTGGTTCGGCCACCCGCCGAACGAGTTCCACCAGGAGATGATCGACCCCGCGACCATGCAGCCCAAGGGCGGTACCGGCATCAGCAAGGAGTTCCTCTTCGGCGTCGAGCCGGTCAACGGCCGCGACCTGTTCAGCCGGGTCGTGTACGGGGCGCGGATCTCCCTGCTGATCGCCTTCTTCGCCACCCTGGTGTCCGTGGTCATCGGGACCACGCTCGGCGTCATCGCCGGCTACTTCCGCGGCTGGGTGGACACCCTGATCAGCCGGGCCATGGACGTCTTCCTCGCCTTCCCCCTGCTGGTCCTCGCCATGGCCCTCGTCGGCGTGCTCGGTCAGTTCGAGACGGAGCTGGGGGTCAAGGGCGACACCCTCCGCATCCTCCTGCTCATCTTCGTCATCGGTTTCTTCAACTGGGCGTACATCGGCCGGATCATCCGCGGGCAGACGCTCTCGCTGCGCGAGCGTGAGTTCGTCGACGCGGCGCGCTGCCTCGGCGCGAGCGGGCCGTACATCCTCTTCCGGGAGATCCTGCCGAACCTGATCGCGCCGATCCTCGTCTACGCGACCCTGCTGATCCCGCAGAACGTGCTGTTCGAGGCGGCGCTCTCCTTCCTCGGCGTGGGCGTCCAGCCCCCGACCCCGACGTGGGGCGGGATGCTCGCCTCGGCCGTGCGGTACTACACGGTCCCGCACTTCATGTTCTTCCCCGGCATGGCGATCTTCATCACCGTGCTGGCCTTCAACCTCTTCGGTGACGGGCTGCGCGACGCGCTCGACCCCAAGTCGTCCCGATGA
- a CDS encoding HAD family hydrolase, with amino-acid sequence MDVVLFDMDGLLVDTERLWFAVETEVVERLGGSWGPEHQRQLVGGSLKRAVAYMLEHTGADVDPDVVAGWLIEGMERRLTESVDPMPGAMELLTALRDEGIPTGLVTSSRRPLADAVLKHIGREHFDVVVTADDVSHAKPHPEPYLTALAMLSADPARSVALEDSPNGVASAVAAGCRVVAVPSLLPIPEQPGVTVLPALTHADVGLLRSLVG; translated from the coding sequence GTGGACGTCGTGCTCTTCGACATGGACGGGCTGCTCGTCGACACCGAGCGGCTGTGGTTCGCGGTCGAGACCGAGGTGGTCGAGCGCCTCGGCGGATCCTGGGGGCCAGAGCACCAGCGGCAGCTCGTCGGCGGTTCGCTCAAGCGCGCGGTCGCCTACATGCTCGAGCACACCGGGGCCGACGTCGACCCGGACGTGGTGGCGGGGTGGCTGATCGAGGGCATGGAGCGGCGGCTCACCGAGTCGGTCGACCCGATGCCCGGCGCCATGGAGCTCCTCACCGCGCTGCGGGACGAGGGGATCCCCACCGGCCTGGTCACCTCCTCGCGGCGGCCGCTCGCCGACGCCGTGCTCAAGCACATCGGCCGGGAGCACTTCGACGTGGTGGTGACGGCGGACGACGTGTCCCACGCCAAGCCGCACCCCGAGCCCTACCTCACCGCCCTGGCGATGCTCTCCGCGGATCCGGCGCGTTCCGTGGCGCTGGAGGACTCGCCGAACGGCGTCGCCTCGGCGGTGGCGGCCGGATGCCGGGTGGTGGCCGTGCCCAGCCTGCTGCCGATCCCCGAGCAGCCCGGCGTGACCGTGCTCCCGGCGCTCACCCACGCCGACGTCGGCTTGCTCCGCTCGCTCGTCGGCTGA
- the metH gene encoding methionine synthase: MTGRPSFREALSERILVADGAMGTMLQSYHPTIEDFQGHEGCNDVLNVSRPDIVRSVHDAYLAAGVDCIETNTFNSNQAALGEYGIADRIYELSEAGARLARERADHWSTPDHPRYVLGSMGPGTKLPTLGHLPYALLRDAYEQNAAGLIAGGVDALIIETCQDLLQAKAAIVGAKRAIAKAGRDVPIIAQVTIETNGTMLLGTEIGAALTSLEPLGIDLIGLNCATGPAEMSEHLRYLAKHARVPLSCMPNAGLPELTAEGARYPLQPEELAEAHVTFIREFGLSLVGGCCGTTPEHMRTVVERVAGMTRSARRPRPEAGAASLYQHVPFRQDTSCLMIGERTNANGSKAFREAMLAGQYDECVEIARAQARDGAHMLDLCVDYVGRDGVADMKELAFRFATASTLPIVLDSTEPAVLEAGLEMLGGRAVVNSVNFEDGDGPDSRFTKVMRLVKEHGAAVVALTIDEEGQARTAEWKVRVATRLIEKLVNEWGMRPEDILVDCLTFPIATGQEDSRRDALETIEAIREVKRRYPDVQTTLGISNVSFGLNPAARVVLNSVFLNECVNAGLDSAIVHASKILPMNRIPDEQRQVALDLIYDRRREGYDPLQRFMELFADADAASMTAGKAAELAALPLWERLKRRIIDGERKGLEDDLDEALTQRPALEIINDVLLDGMKTVGDLFGSGQMQLPFVLQSAEVMKSAVAYLEPHMERVEGVSKGRIVLATVKGDVHDIGKNLVDIILSNNGYEVINLGIKQPISAIIQAAEEKQADVIGMSGLLVKSTVVMKENLEELNARKLAAKYPVILGGAALTRAYVEQDLADIYEGEVRYARDAFEGLRLMDAIMAVKRGEKGASLPPLRTRRVKPGAVLRRTPADELPRRSDVATDNPIPRPPFYGDRVVKGIPLADYAAFIDERALFMGQWGLRPSRAEGGPSYEELVETEGRPRLRMWLERLHTENLLEAAVVYGYFPCVSEGDSLIILDEDGGERLRFTFPRQRRDRHLCLADFFRPRESGEVDVVAFQVVTVGHRIGRATAELFGKDAYREYLELHGLSVQLTEALAEYWHARVRSELGIGGDESLEDMLKVNITGCRYSFGYPACPNLEDQVHLMTLLDPARIGVTLSEEYQLHPEQSTSALIAHHPEAKYFKV; encoded by the coding sequence ATGACCGGCAGACCGTCCTTCCGAGAAGCGCTGTCCGAGCGGATCCTGGTCGCCGACGGGGCCATGGGGACGATGCTGCAGTCCTACCACCCCACCATCGAGGACTTCCAGGGGCACGAGGGCTGCAACGACGTGCTCAACGTGAGCCGCCCCGACATCGTGCGCTCCGTGCACGACGCCTACCTCGCGGCCGGCGTCGACTGCATCGAGACCAACACCTTCAACTCCAACCAGGCCGCGCTCGGCGAGTACGGGATCGCCGACCGGATCTACGAGCTCTCGGAGGCCGGTGCCCGGCTGGCGCGGGAACGGGCCGACCACTGGTCCACGCCCGACCACCCGCGGTACGTCCTCGGCTCGATGGGGCCGGGGACCAAGCTCCCCACGCTCGGGCATCTGCCGTACGCGCTCCTCCGCGACGCCTACGAGCAGAACGCGGCCGGTCTCATCGCGGGCGGGGTCGACGCGCTGATCATCGAGACCTGCCAGGACCTGCTGCAGGCGAAGGCCGCGATCGTCGGGGCGAAACGGGCGATCGCCAAGGCCGGCCGCGACGTGCCGATCATCGCCCAGGTCACCATCGAGACCAACGGGACGATGCTGCTCGGGACCGAGATCGGCGCGGCGCTCACCTCGCTCGAGCCGCTCGGCATCGACCTGATCGGCCTCAACTGCGCCACCGGGCCGGCCGAGATGAGCGAGCACCTGCGCTACCTCGCCAAGCACGCCCGGGTGCCGCTCTCGTGCATGCCTAACGCCGGGCTGCCCGAGCTGACGGCCGAGGGCGCCCGATACCCGCTCCAGCCGGAGGAGCTCGCCGAGGCCCACGTCACCTTCATCCGCGAGTTCGGCCTCTCCCTGGTGGGCGGCTGCTGCGGCACGACGCCCGAGCACATGCGCACGGTGGTGGAGCGGGTCGCCGGGATGACCCGGTCGGCCCGCCGCCCGCGCCCGGAGGCGGGCGCCGCCTCGCTCTACCAGCACGTGCCGTTCCGGCAGGACACCTCCTGCCTCATGATCGGCGAGCGGACCAACGCCAACGGCTCCAAGGCGTTCCGCGAGGCGATGCTCGCCGGGCAGTACGACGAGTGCGTGGAGATCGCCCGGGCCCAGGCGCGCGACGGGGCGCACATGCTCGACCTGTGCGTCGACTACGTGGGCCGGGACGGCGTCGCCGACATGAAGGAGCTGGCCTTCCGGTTCGCGACCGCCTCGACCCTGCCGATCGTGCTCGACTCGACCGAGCCCGCCGTGCTCGAGGCAGGGCTGGAGATGCTCGGCGGCCGGGCGGTGGTCAACTCGGTGAACTTCGAGGACGGCGACGGCCCGGACTCCCGGTTCACCAAGGTGATGCGGCTGGTCAAGGAGCACGGCGCCGCCGTGGTCGCGCTCACCATCGACGAGGAGGGCCAGGCCCGCACCGCCGAGTGGAAGGTCCGGGTCGCCACCCGGCTCATCGAGAAGCTGGTGAACGAGTGGGGCATGCGGCCGGAGGACATCCTCGTCGACTGCCTCACCTTCCCCATCGCCACCGGCCAGGAGGACAGCCGCCGGGACGCGCTGGAGACCATCGAGGCGATCCGGGAGGTCAAGCGCCGCTACCCGGACGTGCAGACCACCCTGGGCATCTCGAACGTGTCGTTCGGCCTCAACCCGGCCGCCCGGGTGGTGCTCAACAGCGTCTTCCTCAACGAGTGCGTCAACGCCGGGCTCGACTCGGCGATCGTGCACGCCTCGAAGATCCTGCCGATGAACCGGATCCCCGACGAGCAGCGCCAGGTCGCGCTCGACCTCATCTACGACCGCCGCCGGGAGGGGTACGACCCGCTGCAGCGGTTCATGGAGCTGTTCGCCGACGCCGACGCCGCGTCCATGACCGCGGGGAAGGCGGCCGAGCTCGCCGCGCTGCCGCTGTGGGAGCGGCTCAAGCGGCGGATCATCGACGGTGAGCGCAAGGGCCTCGAGGACGATCTCGATGAGGCGCTCACCCAGCGGCCCGCCCTCGAGATCATCAACGACGTCCTCCTCGACGGCATGAAGACCGTGGGGGACCTGTTCGGCTCCGGCCAGATGCAGCTCCCGTTCGTGCTCCAGTCGGCCGAGGTCATGAAGAGCGCGGTCGCCTACCTGGAGCCGCACATGGAGCGGGTCGAGGGCGTCTCCAAGGGCCGGATCGTGCTCGCCACGGTCAAGGGCGACGTGCACGACATCGGCAAGAACCTCGTCGACATCATCCTGTCGAACAACGGGTACGAGGTGATCAACCTCGGCATCAAGCAGCCCATCTCCGCCATCATCCAGGCCGCCGAGGAGAAGCAGGCCGACGTGATCGGCATGTCCGGCCTGCTGGTCAAGTCCACGGTGGTGATGAAGGAGAACCTCGAGGAGCTGAACGCCCGGAAGCTGGCGGCCAAGTACCCGGTGATCCTCGGCGGCGCCGCGCTCACCCGCGCGTACGTCGAGCAGGACCTCGCCGACATCTACGAGGGGGAGGTCCGCTACGCCCGGGACGCCTTCGAGGGGCTCCGCCTCATGGACGCGATCATGGCGGTGAAGCGCGGGGAGAAGGGCGCGTCGCTTCCCCCGCTCCGCACCCGCCGGGTGAAGCCCGGGGCCGTGCTCCGGCGCACCCCGGCCGACGAGCTGCCCCGGCGCTCCGACGTGGCCACGGACAACCCGATCCCCCGGCCCCCGTTCTACGGCGACCGGGTGGTCAAGGGCATCCCGCTCGCCGACTACGCGGCGTTCATCGACGAGCGGGCGCTCTTCATGGGCCAGTGGGGGCTCCGGCCGAGCCGCGCCGAGGGCGGCCCCTCGTACGAGGAGCTCGTCGAGACCGAGGGCCGGCCACGGCTGCGGATGTGGCTGGAGCGGCTCCACACCGAGAACCTGCTCGAGGCCGCGGTCGTCTACGGCTACTTCCCCTGCGTGAGCGAGGGCGACAGCCTGATCATCCTCGATGAGGACGGCGGGGAGCGGCTCCGGTTCACCTTCCCGCGCCAGCGCCGGGACCGGCACCTGTGCCTCGCCGACTTCTTCCGGCCGCGGGAGTCCGGGGAGGTGGACGTGGTCGCCTTCCAGGTGGTCACCGTGGGCCACCGCATCGGGCGGGCAACGGCCGAGCTGTTCGGCAAGGACGCCTACCGGGAGTACCTGGAGCTGCACGGGCTCTCGGTCCAGCTCACCGAGGCGCTCGCCGAGTACTGGCACGCGCGGGTCCGCTCCGAGCTCGGCATCGGCGGCGACGAGTCGCTCGAGGACATGCTCAAGGTGAACATCACCGGGTGCCGGTACTCGTTCGGTTACCCGGCCTGCCCGAACCTGGAGGACCAGGTTCACCTGATGACGCTGCTCGACCCCGCCCGGATCGGCGTGACCCTCTCCGAGGAGTACCAGCTCCACCCCGAGCAGAGCACCTCGGCCCTGATCGCCCACCACCCGGAGGCGAAGTACTTCAAGGTCTAG
- a CDS encoding ABC transporter substrate-binding protein: MKKRLARPAVTAALAALTLGVSACGGGGGGQSTGGGSASSGDGFNAALEKVVNPSDKKGGTLKMAITEAWDSIDPGDTYYALSWNLLRLYGRPLVTYKPAPGAEGRELVPDLAESLGTPSDGGKTWTYRLREGLKFEDGTPITSKDVKYAVLRSLDKKTFVNGPTYFNDWLDLPKDFVSVYETPDVNTDQAIETPDDRTIVFHLKKPYAGFDNFAALPSTVPVPKDKDTGVKYRQHPIASGPYMFEKVEEGKQYTLVRNPHWDPNTDPIRKALPDRIEISLGVEANDLDNRLISGDVHVDLAGTGVQAAALGTVLGDPALKARADNPTSARTWFISILDTPPLDNVECRKAIIYAADRVGLQNAYGGELQGEIATGLMPPSIDGWQKLDLYPTGTGDLEKAKAALQACGHPDGFETVMVYRSDRPKEQAAAESLQQALARVGIKLTLKGYPTSDYFASYAGKPEFTRKNNVGLAAHGWAADWNDGFGFLSQIVDSRTIRESGNYNLSVKSKEIDELIDKAMAEPDKAKRDAIWGEIDRKVMEGAYVLPAVWAKALLLRGKGVTNVFVTGAFDMYDYLNMGVEQP; this comes from the coding sequence ATGAAGAAGCGACTGGCCAGGCCCGCGGTCACCGCCGCCCTAGCCGCCCTCACGCTGGGCGTCTCCGCCTGCGGCGGTGGCGGCGGGGGACAGAGCACCGGCGGTGGATCCGCCTCGTCCGGCGACGGGTTCAACGCGGCTCTGGAGAAGGTGGTCAACCCTTCGGACAAGAAGGGCGGCACCCTGAAGATGGCGATCACCGAGGCGTGGGACTCCATCGACCCCGGTGACACCTACTACGCCCTCTCGTGGAACCTGCTCCGGCTCTACGGGCGGCCGCTCGTCACCTACAAGCCCGCCCCGGGCGCGGAGGGCCGCGAGCTCGTCCCCGACCTGGCCGAGAGCCTCGGCACCCCGTCCGACGGCGGCAAGACCTGGACCTACCGGCTCCGCGAGGGCCTCAAGTTCGAGGACGGCACCCCGATCACGTCCAAGGACGTCAAGTACGCGGTGCTCCGCTCGCTCGACAAGAAGACCTTCGTCAACGGCCCGACGTACTTCAACGACTGGCTCGACCTGCCGAAGGACTTCGTCAGCGTCTACGAGACGCCGGACGTCAACACCGACCAGGCGATCGAGACGCCGGACGACCGGACGATCGTCTTCCACCTGAAGAAGCCGTACGCGGGCTTCGACAACTTCGCGGCGCTGCCGTCCACCGTCCCGGTCCCCAAGGACAAGGACACCGGGGTCAAGTACCGGCAGCACCCGATCGCCTCCGGGCCGTACATGTTCGAGAAGGTCGAGGAGGGCAAGCAGTACACCCTGGTGCGCAACCCGCACTGGGACCCGAACACCGACCCGATCCGCAAGGCCCTCCCGGACCGCATCGAGATCTCCCTCGGCGTCGAGGCGAACGACCTGGACAACCGCCTCATCTCGGGCGACGTCCACGTCGACCTCGCCGGCACCGGCGTGCAGGCGGCCGCCCTCGGCACCGTCCTGGGCGACCCGGCGCTCAAGGCGCGGGCGGACAACCCGACCAGCGCCCGCACCTGGTTCATCTCGATCCTCGACACCCCGCCGCTCGACAACGTCGAGTGCCGCAAGGCGATCATCTACGCGGCCGACCGGGTCGGGCTGCAGAACGCCTACGGCGGCGAGCTCCAGGGCGAGATCGCCACGGGCCTGATGCCGCCGTCGATCGACGGATGGCAGAAGCTCGACCTGTACCCCACGGGCACCGGTGACCTGGAGAAGGCGAAGGCCGCCCTCCAGGCCTGCGGCCACCCCGACGGCTTCGAGACCGTCATGGTCTACCGCTCGGACCGGCCGAAGGAGCAGGCCGCGGCCGAGTCGCTCCAGCAGGCGCTCGCCCGGGTCGGCATCAAGCTCACCCTGAAGGGCTACCCGACCAGCGACTACTTCGCCAGCTACGCCGGCAAGCCCGAGTTCACCCGGAAGAACAACGTCGGCCTCGCCGCCCACGGGTGGGCCGCGGACTGGAACGACGGCTTCGGCTTCCTGTCGCAGATCGTCGACAGCCGGACCATCCGCGAGTCCGGCAACTACAACCTCAGCGTGAAGAGCAAGGAGATCGACGAGCTGATCGACAAGGCCATGGCCGAGCCGGACAAGGCCAAGCGCGACGCCATCTGGGGTGAGATCGACCGGAAGGTCATGGAGGGCGCGTACGTCCTGCCGGCGGTGTGGGCCAAGGCGCTGCTCCTGCGGGGCAAGGGCGTGACCAACGTGTTCGTCACGGGCGCCTTCGACATGTACGACTACCTGAACATGGGCGTCGAGCAGCCGTAA